The Seleniivibrio woodruffii genome window below encodes:
- a CDS encoding 2-hydroxyacyl-CoA dehydratase family protein — MSRVGFTTTIPVEIILAAGKTPVDLNNIFITDKDPVKMAEMAEDEGLPRNLCAWIKGIYTAVKTADIDEVVAVTQGDCSNSHALAELFIEAGIKVHSFSYPFEKETRYTQLKTEMERFAASMGTTLKSAVEYSKYTDPVREKLRRLDRMTVEGQVSGFENHLWLVTSTDFNTNLITYDKDLDDFLAMTESRFAEAEGLRIGFIGVPTIFSDIYQFLEEKGAKVVYNEIQRQFAIPSDHEDYVQRYADYTYPYDVFGRLEDIQQAVDERKLDGIIHYVQSFCYRQMQDIIIRKNIKCPILTIEGDAPAGIDARTKIRIESFLEMLSARKK, encoded by the coding sequence ATGTCAAGAGTAGGCTTTACCACAACAATCCCTGTTGAGATAATTCTGGCGGCAGGCAAAACACCCGTCGACCTCAACAATATATTCATAACCGACAAAGACCCCGTTAAAATGGCAGAGATGGCGGAGGACGAAGGTCTGCCCCGCAACCTCTGCGCATGGATAAAGGGCATCTACACTGCCGTTAAAACTGCGGACATCGACGAGGTTGTGGCTGTTACGCAGGGCGACTGCAGCAACTCCCACGCTCTGGCAGAGCTTTTCATTGAAGCGGGAATAAAGGTGCACTCGTTCAGCTATCCCTTTGAAAAAGAGACACGCTACACACAGCTTAAAACCGAGATGGAGCGTTTTGCCGCATCCATGGGAACCACTCTTAAAAGTGCCGTTGAATACAGCAAATATACAGACCCCGTGCGTGAGAAACTGCGCAGACTGGACAGAATGACCGTTGAGGGGCAGGTCTCAGGCTTCGAGAACCATCTCTGGCTGGTGACATCCACCGACTTCAACACAAACCTGATAACCTATGACAAGGATCTGGACGATTTCCTCGCCATGACCGAAAGCAGGTTTGCCGAAGCGGAAGGCCTGCGGATAGGCTTCATAGGCGTTCCCACCATTTTCTCCGATATCTACCAGTTCCTTGAAGAGAAAGGGGCAAAGGTGGTCTACAATGAGATACAGCGTCAGTTCGCTATCCCCTCCGACCACGAGGACTACGTTCAGCGTTACGCCGACTACACCTATCCATACGACGTCTTCGGCAGACTGGAAGACATTCAGCAGGCGGTTGACGAGCGGAAACTGGACGGGATCATCCACTATGTCCAGTCATTCTGCTACCGGCAGATGCAGGACATCATCATCCGAAAAAACATAAAATGCCCCATACTCACCATTGAGGGGGACGCTCCGGCGGGCATAGACGCACGAACAAAGATACGCATTGAATCCTTTCTGGAAATGCTCTCTGCGAGGAAAAAATGA
- a CDS encoding succinate dehydrogenase assembly factor 2 codes for MERMEALRKKAIFQAARRAILENEMFLRDYVTNHLPESYTEDDLEAFIAMLVRMFDNDLFDLVMGVKTAEDLQELYDYRFMKDIQSFSEQRRDEIKRAKGVL; via the coding sequence ATGGAAAGAATGGAAGCACTAAGAAAAAAGGCGATATTTCAGGCGGCCAGACGTGCGATTCTGGAGAACGAAATGTTCCTGAGGGACTATGTCACGAACCACCTGCCCGAAAGCTACACAGAGGATGATCTGGAAGCGTTCATCGCCATGCTGGTGCGGATGTTCGACAACGACCTCTTCGACCTCGTTATGGGCGTTAAGACCGCTGAAGACCTGCAGGAGCTTTATGACTACAGGTTTATGAAGGACATACAGAGCTTTTCCGAACAGCGCAGAGACGAGATCAAAAGAGCCAAAGGGGTGCTTTGA